The following coding sequences lie in one Arachis hypogaea cultivar Tifrunner chromosome 4, arahy.Tifrunner.gnm2.J5K5, whole genome shotgun sequence genomic window:
- the LOC112796889 gene encoding rop guanine nucleotide exchange factor 7 isoform X1, which translates to MDSTRTQHHHQHPKKKKKHCAPLLTLTTTSTNPNNPFSILLFYFAKSLRALCFNRIHCCTHAFVITNTLIYASSSMEPVTTNEASQKGNKESFAHLIEDTDNKARESTSTPSSSSSSLSSEFLSSSTNAHDVEEQEKSPSSTEESSSSSVPSMGWPVKDIAALNLENQDGKNKKRLGNGEFEKQESVSEIEMMKERFAKLLLGEDMSGCGNGVPTALAISNAITNLCATLFGQLWRLEPLRPEKKAMWRREMEWLLSVSDHIVELIPTWQTFADGNKLEVMTCRPRSDLYVNLPALRKLDNMLLEILDSFVNTEFWYVDQGVLSPDADGVSSFRQALQRQEEKWWLPVPRVPPCGLNDNSRKQLQHKRDCSNQILKAAMAINSITLAEMDIPESYLETLPKNARVSLGDVIYRYITSDHFSPECLLACLDLTSEHQAIEIANRAEASMYIWRKRINTKPSNNITTSGRTSSRTSWEMVKDLMVDGDKRELFSERAESLLLSLKQRFPGLPQTALDMSKIQYNKVFVKDVGKAILESYSRVLESLAFNMVARIDDVLYVDDLTKHSGQFTSHTKVGVITHKNVSVPCSMPVPGTPYKSAFGSPSLSPAQGISSVRGGKSPLLPSSSSSNTNSPHRRVGVKKSLTDFLSIDTKGKAYQSSNEKVASDEVAAFETDVESSDFTEEAVSPNTLQKAWLE; encoded by the exons ATGGATAGTACTCGCACCCAACACCACCATCAGcatccaaagaagaagaagaagcactgtGCCCCTTTGCTTACTCTTACAACAACGTCCACTAATCCAAACAACCCTTTCTCCATTCTTCTCTTCTATTTCGCCAAGTCCCTCCGAGCCTTGTGCTTCAACAGGATTCACTGCTGCACTCATGCTTTTGTCATAACCAACACTCTCATCTAtgcttcttcttcaatggagCCTGTGACCACCAATGAAGCTTCTCAGAAGGGAAACAAAGAGAGCTTTGCTCATTTGATTGAAGACACTGATAATAAGGCTCGTGAGAGCACAAGCAcaccctcttcttcttcttcttctttaagctCAGAGTTCCTTTCATCTTCGACCAATGCCCATGatgtagaagaacaagaaaagagTCCAAGTAGCACTGAGGAATCTTCATCTTCTTCGGTACCTTCAATGGGGTGGCCGGTTAAGGATATTGCTGCATTGAACTTGGAGAATCAAGATGGTAAGAACAAGAAGCGCTTGGGGAATGGGGAATTTGAGAAACAAGAATCAGTATCAG AGATTGAGATGATGAAGGAAAGGTTTGCAAAATTGTTACTTGGAGAAGATATGTCAGGTTGTGGCAATGGAGTCCCTACAGCATTGGCTATATCAAATGCCATAACTAATCTTTGTG CTACCTTGTTCGGGCAACTTTGGAGGCTAGAACCCCTGCGTCCCGAGAAGAAAGCAATGTGGCGAAGAGAGATGGAATGGCTTCTATCTGTTAGTGATCACATAGTTGAGCTGATTCCTACTTGGCAAACCTTTGCAGATGGAAACAAACTTGAG GTCATGACTTGTCGACCGCGCTCAGATCTTTATGTCAATCTTCCTGCCCTGCGTAAATTAGATAACATGCTTCTT GAAATTCTTGACAGTTTTGTCAACACAGAGTTTTGGTATGTAGACCAAGGCGTTCTATCCCCAGATGCAGACGGTGTATCTTCTTTTCGACAAGCCCTTCAGCGACAGGAGGAGAAATGGTGGCTTCCCGTGCCGAGAGTCCCTCCTTGTGGCCTTAATGATAATTCAAGGAAGCAGCTGCAGCACAAGCGTGATTGCTCGAACCAAATACTGAAAGCTGCAATGGCCATTAATAGCATTACTTTAGCCGAAATGGACATCCCTGAGTCTTATTTGGAAACTCTTCCAAAG AATGCTAGAGTCAGCTTGGGTGATGTGATTTATCGTTACATCACCTCAGATCATTTTTCTCCCGAGTGTTTGCTGGCATGCCTTGATTTAACTTCTGAGCATCAAGCCATAGAGATCGCGAACCGAGCGGAGGCTTCCATGTACATTTGGCGAAAAAGGATCAACACAAAGCCTTCCAATAACATCACTACCAGTGGCAGAACTAGTTCAAGAACATCATGGGAAATGGTCAAGGATCTGATGGTTGATGGAGACAAAAGGGAATTGTTCTCAGAGAGAGCAGAAAGCCTTCTGCTTTCTCTAAAGCAACGCTTCCCAGGCCTCCCTCAAACAGCCTTAGATATGAGCAAAATCCAATACAACAAGGTTTTTGTTAAA GATGTTGGCAAAGCCATTCTGGAGAGCTACTCTAGAGTGCTGGAGAGCTTGGCATTTAACATGGTAGCACGCATCGACGACGTGCTCTACGTAGATGACTTGACAAAACACTCTGGACAGTTCACATCTCACACAAAAGTTGgtgtaattactcacaagaatgTTTCAGTGCCATGCTCAATGCCTGTCCCAGGCACCCCATACAAATCAGCCTTCGGCTCGCCAAGCCTCTCTCCAGCGCAAGGGATCAGTTCCGTAAGGGGAGGGAAATCGCCACTCCTtcccagcagcagcagcagcaatacCAACAGTCCTCATAGAAGAGTAGGGGTGAAGAAATCTTTGACTGATTTTCTTAGCATTGACACAAAAGGAAAAGCGTACCAGAGTTCAAATGAGAAAGTAGCAAGCGATGAAGTGGCAGCATTTGAAACAGATGTGGAGTCAAGTGATTTCACTGAAGAAGCAGTTAGCCCAAATACGCTGCAGAAGGCATGGTTAGAGTga
- the LOC112796889 gene encoding rop guanine nucleotide exchange factor 7 isoform X2, with product MDSTRTQHHHQHPKKKKKHCAPLLTLTTTSTNPNNPFSILLFYFAKSLRALCFNRIHCCTHAFVITNTLIYASSSMEPVTTNEASQKGNKESFAHLIEDTDNKARESTSTPSSSSSSLSSEFLSSSTNAHDVEEQEKSPSSTEESSSSSVPSMGWPVKDIAALNLENQDGKNKKRLGNGEFEKQESVSEIEMMKERFAKLLLGEDMSGCGNGVPTALAISNAITNLCATLFGQLWRLEPLRPEKKAMWRREMEWLLSVSDHIVELIPTWQTFADGNKLEVMTCRPRSDLYVNLPALRKLDNMLLEILDSFVNTEFWYVDQGVLSPDADGVSSFRQALQRQEEKWWLPVPRVPPCGLNDNSRKQLQHKRDCSNQILKAAMAINSITLAEMDIPESYLETLPKNARVSLGDVIYRYITSDHFSPECLLACLDLTSEHQAIEIANRAEASMYIWRKRINTKPSNNITTSGRTSSRTSWEMVKDLMVDGDKRELFSERAESLLLSLKQRFPGLPQTALDMSKIQYNKDVGKAILESYSRVLESLAFNMVARIDDVLYVDDLTKHSGQFTSHTKVGVITHKNVSVPCSMPVPGTPYKSAFGSPSLSPAQGISSVRGGKSPLLPSSSSSNTNSPHRRVGVKKSLTDFLSIDTKGKAYQSSNEKVASDEVAAFETDVESSDFTEEAVSPNTLQKAWLE from the exons ATGGATAGTACTCGCACCCAACACCACCATCAGcatccaaagaagaagaagaagcactgtGCCCCTTTGCTTACTCTTACAACAACGTCCACTAATCCAAACAACCCTTTCTCCATTCTTCTCTTCTATTTCGCCAAGTCCCTCCGAGCCTTGTGCTTCAACAGGATTCACTGCTGCACTCATGCTTTTGTCATAACCAACACTCTCATCTAtgcttcttcttcaatggagCCTGTGACCACCAATGAAGCTTCTCAGAAGGGAAACAAAGAGAGCTTTGCTCATTTGATTGAAGACACTGATAATAAGGCTCGTGAGAGCACAAGCAcaccctcttcttcttcttcttctttaagctCAGAGTTCCTTTCATCTTCGACCAATGCCCATGatgtagaagaacaagaaaagagTCCAAGTAGCACTGAGGAATCTTCATCTTCTTCGGTACCTTCAATGGGGTGGCCGGTTAAGGATATTGCTGCATTGAACTTGGAGAATCAAGATGGTAAGAACAAGAAGCGCTTGGGGAATGGGGAATTTGAGAAACAAGAATCAGTATCAG AGATTGAGATGATGAAGGAAAGGTTTGCAAAATTGTTACTTGGAGAAGATATGTCAGGTTGTGGCAATGGAGTCCCTACAGCATTGGCTATATCAAATGCCATAACTAATCTTTGTG CTACCTTGTTCGGGCAACTTTGGAGGCTAGAACCCCTGCGTCCCGAGAAGAAAGCAATGTGGCGAAGAGAGATGGAATGGCTTCTATCTGTTAGTGATCACATAGTTGAGCTGATTCCTACTTGGCAAACCTTTGCAGATGGAAACAAACTTGAG GTCATGACTTGTCGACCGCGCTCAGATCTTTATGTCAATCTTCCTGCCCTGCGTAAATTAGATAACATGCTTCTT GAAATTCTTGACAGTTTTGTCAACACAGAGTTTTGGTATGTAGACCAAGGCGTTCTATCCCCAGATGCAGACGGTGTATCTTCTTTTCGACAAGCCCTTCAGCGACAGGAGGAGAAATGGTGGCTTCCCGTGCCGAGAGTCCCTCCTTGTGGCCTTAATGATAATTCAAGGAAGCAGCTGCAGCACAAGCGTGATTGCTCGAACCAAATACTGAAAGCTGCAATGGCCATTAATAGCATTACTTTAGCCGAAATGGACATCCCTGAGTCTTATTTGGAAACTCTTCCAAAG AATGCTAGAGTCAGCTTGGGTGATGTGATTTATCGTTACATCACCTCAGATCATTTTTCTCCCGAGTGTTTGCTGGCATGCCTTGATTTAACTTCTGAGCATCAAGCCATAGAGATCGCGAACCGAGCGGAGGCTTCCATGTACATTTGGCGAAAAAGGATCAACACAAAGCCTTCCAATAACATCACTACCAGTGGCAGAACTAGTTCAAGAACATCATGGGAAATGGTCAAGGATCTGATGGTTGATGGAGACAAAAGGGAATTGTTCTCAGAGAGAGCAGAAAGCCTTCTGCTTTCTCTAAAGCAACGCTTCCCAGGCCTCCCTCAAACAGCCTTAGATATGAGCAAAATCCAATACAACAAG GATGTTGGCAAAGCCATTCTGGAGAGCTACTCTAGAGTGCTGGAGAGCTTGGCATTTAACATGGTAGCACGCATCGACGACGTGCTCTACGTAGATGACTTGACAAAACACTCTGGACAGTTCACATCTCACACAAAAGTTGgtgtaattactcacaagaatgTTTCAGTGCCATGCTCAATGCCTGTCCCAGGCACCCCATACAAATCAGCCTTCGGCTCGCCAAGCCTCTCTCCAGCGCAAGGGATCAGTTCCGTAAGGGGAGGGAAATCGCCACTCCTtcccagcagcagcagcagcaatacCAACAGTCCTCATAGAAGAGTAGGGGTGAAGAAATCTTTGACTGATTTTCTTAGCATTGACACAAAAGGAAAAGCGTACCAGAGTTCAAATGAGAAAGTAGCAAGCGATGAAGTGGCAGCATTTGAAACAGATGTGGAGTCAAGTGATTTCACTGAAGAAGCAGTTAGCCCAAATACGCTGCAGAAGGCATGGTTAGAGTga